A window of Sphingomonas adhaesiva contains these coding sequences:
- a CDS encoding TetR/AcrR family transcriptional regulator has protein sequence MSALPPPAAATRGGTTRHELKRAARRLFAERGIAAVGMREVVEAAGQRNAAAVHYYFGSKDDLLRELLIDGADQIDAGRATLIDSAESKGAAMTLRDLVSATILPGLELSAATGESETYFRFIVNVQNERRELFRATVPEHSESYRRYMDHVHRLLAPLPAALVKQRILFAGLTAQTLLAAREAALDRSDTGDHHFWSRPEALAGMIDAVEAILASPPRG, from the coding sequence ATGAGCGCCCTTCCTCCCCCGGCCGCCGCCACGCGCGGCGGCACCACCCGCCACGAATTGAAGCGCGCCGCGCGTCGCCTGTTCGCCGAGCGCGGCATCGCGGCGGTGGGCATGCGCGAGGTGGTGGAGGCCGCCGGCCAACGCAACGCCGCTGCGGTCCATTACTATTTCGGCAGCAAGGACGACCTGCTGCGCGAGCTGCTGATCGACGGCGCGGACCAGATCGACGCCGGGCGTGCCACGCTGATCGACTCCGCCGAAAGCAAGGGCGCGGCGATGACGCTGCGCGACCTGGTCAGCGCCACGATCCTGCCGGGGCTGGAGCTGAGCGCGGCGACGGGCGAATCGGAGACCTATTTCCGCTTCATCGTCAACGTGCAGAACGAGCGCCGCGAGCTGTTCCGCGCCACGGTGCCCGAACATTCCGAAAGCTATCGCCGCTACATGGACCACGTCCACCGGCTGCTCGCCCCGCTACCGGCCGCGCTGGTGAAGCAGCGGATCCTGTTCGCCGGCCTCACCGCGCAGACCCTGCTCGCCGCGCGGGAGGCGGCGCTCGACCGCTCCGACACCGGCGACCATCATTTCTGGAGCCGCCCGGAGGCGCTGGCCGGCATGATCGACGCGGTCGAGGCGATCCTGGCCAGCCCGCCGCGTGGCTGA
- a CDS encoding DUF2721 domain-containing protein, with protein sequence MDFGPALPTIVEAIHASVSPVFMLTGIGALLNVLAGRLSRVVDRARDREALHAAMAPDQRAQIVWELRLLSRRMSIINVALFLAVASAVATCIVVALLFIGGLTQIRVGQPIAIGFIAATTLLIAAFTGFLFEVRLSIRAIRIRDELLR encoded by the coding sequence ATGGACTTCGGACCCGCGCTCCCGACCATCGTCGAGGCGATCCATGCCTCGGTCAGCCCCGTGTTCATGCTGACGGGCATCGGCGCGTTGCTCAACGTGCTGGCAGGCCGGCTGTCGCGCGTGGTCGACCGCGCGCGCGACCGCGAGGCGCTGCACGCGGCGATGGCGCCGGACCAGCGCGCGCAGATCGTGTGGGAATTGCGGCTGCTGTCGCGGCGCATGTCGATCATCAACGTCGCGCTGTTCCTGGCGGTCGCCAGCGCGGTCGCGACCTGTATCGTCGTCGCGCTGCTCTTCATCGGCGGGCTGACGCAGATCCGGGTGGGTCAGCCGATCGCGATCGGGTTCATCGCCGCCACGACGCTGCTGATCGCGGCCTTCACCGGCTTCCTGTTCGAGGTGCGCCTGTCGATCCGCGCGATCCGCATCCGCGACGAACTGCTGCGCTGA
- the hslU gene encoding ATP-dependent protease ATPase subunit HslU, translating into MNDNLTPKAIVAALDAHIIGQRDAKRAVAVALRNRWRRQKLSGELRDEVTPKNILMIGPTGCGKTEISRRLAKLADAPFVKVEATKFTEVGYVGRDVEQIARDLVEEAVRLEKERRRAAVKDKAEAAAMDRLLDALVGKDASQATRDSFRQRFHEGHLADKEVELELQQAPQMPFDLPGGGSVGMINISEMMGKAFGGGPKQRRKLLVPSAWEKLVEEEADKRLDQDEVSRIALADAEANGIVFLDEIDKIAVSDVRGGSVSREGVQRDLLPLIEGTTVATKYGPMKTDHILFIASGAFHVAKPSDLLPELQGRLPIRVELKGLTEDDFVAILSDTKASLPAQYKALIATEGVDVSFTEDGIRAVARIAAEVNGEIENIGARRLQTVMEKLLEEVSFDAEDRQGQALVVDAAYVEQQLSGIARNSDLSRFVL; encoded by the coding sequence ATGAACGACAATCTTACCCCCAAGGCGATCGTCGCCGCACTAGACGCGCACATCATCGGGCAGCGGGACGCCAAGCGCGCGGTCGCCGTGGCGCTGCGCAACCGCTGGCGGCGGCAGAAGCTGTCTGGCGAGCTGCGCGACGAGGTGACGCCCAAGAACATCCTGATGATCGGGCCGACCGGCTGCGGAAAGACCGAGATCAGCCGCCGCCTGGCGAAGCTGGCCGATGCGCCGTTCGTGAAGGTGGAGGCGACCAAGTTCACCGAGGTCGGCTATGTCGGGCGCGACGTGGAGCAGATCGCGCGCGACCTGGTCGAGGAAGCGGTGCGGCTGGAGAAGGAGCGCCGCCGCGCCGCGGTGAAGGACAAGGCGGAGGCCGCGGCGATGGACCGCCTGCTCGACGCGCTGGTCGGCAAGGATGCCAGCCAGGCGACGCGCGACAGCTTCCGCCAGCGCTTCCACGAAGGGCATCTGGCCGACAAGGAGGTCGAGCTGGAGCTGCAACAGGCGCCGCAGATGCCCTTCGACCTGCCCGGCGGCGGGTCCGTGGGGATGATCAACATCTCCGAGATGATGGGCAAGGCGTTCGGCGGCGGGCCCAAGCAGCGTCGCAAGCTGCTGGTCCCGTCGGCCTGGGAAAAGCTGGTCGAGGAAGAGGCGGACAAGAGGCTCGACCAGGACGAGGTGAGCCGCATCGCGCTGGCCGATGCGGAGGCCAATGGCATCGTCTTCCTGGACGAGATCGACAAGATCGCGGTCAGCGACGTGCGCGGCGGATCGGTCAGCCGCGAGGGCGTGCAGCGCGATCTCCTGCCGCTGATCGAGGGGACGACGGTCGCGACCAAATACGGGCCGATGAAGACCGACCACATCCTGTTCATCGCGTCGGGCGCGTTCCATGTCGCCAAGCCGAGCGACCTGCTGCCTGAGCTGCAGGGGCGCCTGCCGATCCGGGTCGAGCTCAAGGGGCTGACGGAGGACGATTTCGTCGCGATCCTGAGCGATACGAAGGCGTCGCTGCCCGCGCAGTACAAGGCGCTGATCGCGACCGAGGGCGTCGATGTCAGCTTCACCGAGGACGGCATCCGTGCGGTGGCCAGGATCGCGGCGGAGGTGAACGGCGAGATCGAGAACATCGGCGCGCGCCGCTTGCAGACGGTGATGGAGAAGCTGCTGGAGGAGGTCAGCTTCGACGCGGAGGACCGGCAGGGGCAGGCGCTGGTGGTCGATGCGGCCTATGTCGAGCAGCAGCTGTCGGGGATCGCGCGCAATTCGGACCTGAGCCGGTTCGTGTTGTAA
- a CDS encoding holin family protein, translated as MALIDGIVGPIAGLLDKIIPDPKAREAAKLELLRLEGTQEMERVRTQMAAVLAEAGSADPWTSRARPSFLYVMYALLLWSIPMGLIAAVQPEMALAIGRGMNAYLAGIPEPLYALFGTGYLGYTVAREWGKAKAR; from the coding sequence ATGGCATTGATCGATGGCATCGTCGGGCCGATCGCGGGGCTGCTCGACAAGATCATCCCCGACCCCAAGGCGCGCGAGGCGGCGAAGCTGGAGCTGCTGCGGCTGGAGGGAACGCAGGAGATGGAGCGCGTCCGCACGCAGATGGCGGCGGTGCTGGCGGAAGCCGGATCGGCCGATCCCTGGACCAGCCGGGCACGGCCGAGCTTCCTCTACGTCATGTATGCGCTGCTGTTGTGGAGTATCCCGATGGGGCTGATCGCGGCGGTCCAGCCGGAGATGGCGCTGGCGATCGGGCGCGGGATGAACGCGTATCTGGCGGGAATACCGGAGCCGCTCTACGCGCTCTTCGGGACGGGGTATCTGGGGTATACGGTCGCGCGTGAATGGGGGAAGGCGAAGGCGCGGTAG
- a CDS encoding dihydroneopterin aldolase, producing the protein MADYTIILTDLSVAMRLGIHPHEATPQRVLVSVWMTVDYAHPPSADSIDEVLDYDAIREGILALAARGFALQETLVEAVAALCLADARVRRVRVRSAKPDIYPDARVGCEIVRERCPTR; encoded by the coding sequence ATGGCTGACTATACGATCATCCTGACCGATCTGTCGGTGGCGATGCGGCTGGGCATCCACCCGCACGAGGCGACGCCGCAACGCGTGCTCGTGTCGGTGTGGATGACGGTCGACTATGCGCATCCGCCGTCCGCCGACTCGATTGACGAGGTGCTCGACTACGACGCGATCCGCGAGGGGATACTGGCGCTCGCCGCGCGGGGATTCGCGTTGCAGGAGACGCTGGTGGAGGCGGTCGCGGCCTTGTGCCTCGCCGATGCGCGGGTCCGGCGCGTGCGCGTCCGCTCGGCCAAGCCCGACATCTACCCCGATGCGCGGGTGGGATGCGAAATCGTTCGGGAGCGCTGTCCTACACGCTGA
- a CDS encoding glycoside hydrolase family 108 protein: MIEDLIDAVIDREGGYVNHPADRGGATRFGITEAVARANGYHGDMRLFARPAAVAIYRRIYWTRPGWDQVAERAPALAAELFDTGVNMGPAVAAGFLQRALNALNRGARDYADVVLDGRIGPQTLRALDRFLATRGEAAEEVLLKAVEALQGERYLTLAEQRPANEAFLYGWLAGRIG, translated from the coding sequence ATGATCGAGGATCTGATCGACGCGGTGATCGACCGCGAGGGCGGCTATGTGAACCACCCGGCCGACCGCGGGGGCGCGACCCGGTTCGGCATCACCGAGGCGGTGGCGCGCGCGAATGGCTATCACGGCGACATGCGGCTGTTCGCGCGGCCGGCGGCGGTGGCGATCTACCGCCGCATCTATTGGACGCGGCCGGGATGGGACCAGGTGGCGGAGCGCGCGCCGGCGCTGGCGGCGGAGCTGTTCGACACCGGCGTCAACATGGGGCCGGCGGTCGCGGCCGGGTTCCTGCAACGTGCGCTCAATGCGCTGAACCGGGGCGCGCGCGACTATGCCGACGTCGTGCTGGACGGGCGGATCGGGCCGCAGACGCTGCGCGCGCTCGACCGCTTCCTGGCGACTCGGGGCGAGGCGGCGGAGGAGGTGCTGCTGAAGGCGGTCGAGGCGCTTCAGGGCGAACGCTATCTGACGCTCGCCGAGCAGCGCCCGGCGAACGAGGCGTTCCTGTACGGCTGGCTTGCCGGGCGGATCGGTTGA
- the hslV gene encoding ATP-dependent protease subunit HslV — protein sequence MPVWHGTTILSVRRGGRVVVVGDGQVSMGQTVMKPNAKKVRRLGAEGKVIGGFAGATADAFTLFERLEAKLERHGGHLMRAAVELAKDWRTDKYLRNLEAMMIVADRETTLILTGNGDVLEPEAGVAAIGSGGNYALAAARALVDYEQDAETICRKAMGIAADVCVYTNDRLTVETLDSAS from the coding sequence ATGCCGGTCTGGCATGGCACCACCATCCTTTCGGTACGACGCGGCGGCAGGGTGGTCGTCGTCGGCGACGGCCAGGTCTCCATGGGCCAGACCGTCATGAAGCCCAATGCGAAGAAGGTGCGCCGGCTGGGCGCGGAGGGCAAGGTGATCGGCGGCTTCGCGGGCGCGACCGCGGACGCCTTCACGCTGTTCGAGCGGCTGGAGGCGAAGCTGGAGCGGCATGGCGGGCATCTGATGCGCGCCGCGGTCGAGCTGGCCAAGGACTGGCGCACGGACAAGTATCTGCGCAACCTGGAGGCGATGATGATCGTCGCCGACAGGGAGACGACGCTGATCCTGACCGGCAACGGCGACGTGCTGGAGCCGGAGGCCGGAGTCGCCGCGATCGGATCGGGCGGCAATTACGCGCTCGCCGCGGCGCGCGCGCTGGTCGACTACGAACAGGATGCCGAGACGATCTGCCGCAAGGCGATGGGGATCGCGGCGGACGTGTGCGTGTACACCAACGACCGGCTGACCGTGGAGACGCTGGATAGCGCCTCCTGA